From a single Adhaeribacter swui genomic region:
- a CDS encoding DNA repair ATPase, with amino-acid sequence MAENNTPAAQNVQLEGGTYDILRGRLQKSGQDLRNRLNQLNQERKQVFGAIATTLLATERVTTDNNCIPWDMVPVGNSFIFGYNVHLGLKAEIELADVFSIYNYQNRTFQQQTLTLLSDAVFLDDFKKLYRYYKNTQFVKFAVMGTHLYMVFRIGKGVNDIKTFKWLIKENSLTYVDNRSDHEFVFPNQHDFAWKRTVREAQRKGKFPHVSIEDKVFVETTHGDLTIKVEDNTETGLGIYAEPVEDKDQTLDDSEIYYAIIGNIIILKIRPYKEIKYRYLVFNAKLREVRRIDALENCCVLLPENQGIIYAYGYYLQTGEFKEFDNGLADMLFEKRIASPNGEDYLFVFYNKANGVYLLLSYNVITQKIENPIVCHGYAIFENGELCYFKADAEAKKHHAIQIWQTPYIGSNYAIPVTLDSYLYKVGNKDIVRAMAESTEVLTLLQKEDSYGNLYLDLIKLSTDLLDTYHWLNRTETYNLAEPISAIRQSATAAVEEYEKVLRIKKSTREQVTKVIAKAEDLIKNLKIQKPTAILDFVKYLAELRSVRGEMISLKDLRYADLALIDTYEQQIQEYTQQTANASITFLLQPDALTPYEQRIRNIQADIQKIEKVVEADATEKSIAAIAGELEMLLDVVSNLKVEDATQTTRIVDTISAIYATFNQTKAGLKRKRLELVSQEGKAEFNSQIKLISQSVINYLDVCDTPAKCEEYLAKVMVQLEELEGKFTDFDEFTDQISHKREEIYSAFESRKAALQEAQNKRATNLQQTAERILKAMQGRVAKLTTVNDINGYFAADLMVEKVRNTVVELLHIGDTVKADTIQSRLKALKEDTVRQLKDKNELFVVGSNIIQFGPHAFTVNTQPLDLSVVLRDNAMYYHLTGTNFFEKITDPHFLSYQPIWEQTLVSENNTVYRAEYLAFQILQAAQSASDFASSEGFAYLSVNDLHKLTAAELLEYTQKFMAARFNEGYIKGVHDQDATQLLTVLVRFLKTADLLRYAPLDRAATQLFWKAFIAEDQKEILTNQLQGISAILQVFPETRQFEAVIQELQLGIQAFVNETGLCANANSEKAGEYLFYELIRPNHFIISDQAAALYQGFQQYLTDKKVISTYDTSVAAFANNPVQQFKLIQHWLKAFLQQAGSSFNPDYVAEAAVLLFTHDFNLQRVHHAALTEIVTSMQGAHPLVQKQQYRLDFHAFQEKLTSYATTVAPRFTQFNELKRGLTQAFAEELRLSEFKPRVLSSFVRNKLIDQVYLPLIGANLAKQMGTAGDTKRTDLMGMLLLLSPPGYGKTTLMEYIANRLGVIFMKINGPAIGHQVTSLDPSEAPNAAAREELGKLNLAFEMGDNVMIYLDDIQHCNPEFLQKFISLCDAQRKIEGTYKGKTKTYDFRGKKVCVVMAGNPYTETGEKFRIPDMLANRADIYNLGDIIGDTEAVFKLSYLENALTSNVTLAQLTSKSQQDIYTLIRVAETGEKESLELEGNYAAEEINELVRVFQKLLRIRDVILRVNTAYIYSAAQAEEYRTEPAFKLQGSYRNMNKLAEKVNPVMNDQELETLILAHYEAEAQTLATGAEANLLKFKELTGFANAAELQRWEAIKETFSRNLKLKTFGADNQVGQVLAQMESIAAGLSGIKEVLGQFSQDKVAAADF; translated from the coding sequence ATGGCCGAAAACAATACACCAGCTGCCCAAAATGTACAATTAGAAGGCGGTACTTACGACATACTAAGGGGCCGGCTGCAAAAAAGCGGACAAGATTTACGTAATCGCTTAAATCAGTTAAACCAGGAACGCAAGCAGGTTTTTGGTGCTATCGCTACCACTTTGCTGGCTACGGAACGCGTAACTACCGATAATAATTGCATTCCTTGGGACATGGTGCCCGTGGGAAATTCTTTTATTTTTGGCTATAACGTGCATCTGGGATTAAAAGCGGAGATAGAACTGGCGGATGTATTTAGTATTTACAATTACCAGAACCGGACTTTTCAGCAGCAGACCTTAACGTTACTTTCGGACGCGGTATTTCTGGATGATTTTAAAAAACTGTATCGTTATTACAAGAACACCCAGTTCGTAAAATTTGCGGTAATGGGTACGCACCTGTACATGGTGTTCCGGATTGGCAAAGGCGTAAACGATATTAAAACGTTTAAGTGGCTGATCAAGGAAAACTCCCTGACTTACGTGGACAATCGTAGCGATCACGAATTTGTATTCCCGAACCAGCATGATTTTGCCTGGAAGCGCACCGTACGGGAAGCCCAACGCAAAGGCAAGTTCCCGCACGTTTCCATCGAAGACAAAGTATTTGTAGAAACCACCCACGGCGACCTCACCATAAAAGTAGAAGATAACACGGAAACTGGCTTGGGTATTTACGCCGAACCCGTGGAGGACAAAGACCAAACGCTGGATGATTCGGAAATCTACTACGCCATTATCGGCAACATTATAATTTTAAAAATACGGCCTTACAAAGAGATCAAGTATCGCTACCTGGTTTTTAACGCGAAGTTGCGCGAAGTGCGCCGCATCGATGCCCTCGAAAACTGCTGCGTGCTGCTTCCGGAAAATCAAGGCATTATTTACGCGTACGGCTATTATCTGCAAACCGGCGAGTTTAAAGAATTTGACAATGGCTTGGCGGATATGCTTTTTGAAAAACGGATTGCCTCGCCCAACGGCGAAGATTATCTGTTCGTCTTTTACAACAAAGCCAACGGCGTGTACTTGCTGCTATCGTACAATGTAATCACGCAGAAAATAGAAAACCCGATTGTTTGCCACGGCTACGCAATTTTTGAAAATGGCGAGTTATGTTATTTTAAAGCCGATGCCGAAGCCAAAAAACACCACGCTATCCAAATCTGGCAAACGCCTTATATTGGCAGCAATTACGCCATACCCGTAACCCTGGATTCTTACCTGTATAAAGTAGGCAACAAAGATATTGTGCGGGCCATGGCCGAAAGCACCGAGGTGTTGACCTTGTTACAAAAAGAAGATTCGTACGGGAATTTATACCTCGATTTAATCAAGCTGAGCACCGATTTGCTGGATACTTACCACTGGCTGAATCGTACGGAAACTTATAACCTGGCGGAACCCATCAGCGCAATCCGGCAAAGCGCTACGGCGGCGGTAGAAGAATACGAAAAGGTACTGCGCATTAAAAAAAGCACCCGCGAGCAGGTAACCAAGGTAATTGCAAAAGCTGAGGATTTAATTAAAAATTTAAAAATTCAGAAGCCCACGGCTATTCTGGATTTCGTGAAGTACCTGGCGGAACTGCGTTCGGTGCGTGGCGAAATGATCTCGTTAAAAGATTTGCGCTACGCTGACCTGGCTTTAATCGACACTTACGAACAACAAATACAGGAATATACCCAGCAAACCGCCAATGCCAGCATTACTTTCCTGCTGCAACCCGATGCCCTTACACCTTACGAGCAACGCATCCGGAACATCCAAGCTGATATTCAAAAAATTGAGAAAGTAGTAGAAGCGGATGCTACCGAGAAAAGCATTGCGGCCATAGCCGGTGAGCTGGAGATGCTCCTTGATGTGGTCAGTAATTTAAAAGTAGAAGACGCCACCCAAACCACTAGGATTGTAGATACTATTTCGGCTATTTACGCCACTTTCAATCAAACCAAAGCCGGTTTAAAACGCAAGCGTTTAGAACTAGTAAGCCAGGAAGGCAAAGCCGAATTTAACTCCCAGATCAAGCTTATCAGCCAAAGCGTTATTAATTACCTGGATGTTTGCGATACGCCGGCTAAATGCGAAGAATACCTGGCCAAAGTAATGGTGCAGTTGGAAGAACTGGAAGGCAAGTTCACGGATTTCGACGAGTTTACCGACCAGATTAGCCACAAGCGCGAGGAAATTTACAGCGCTTTTGAATCCAGAAAAGCCGCCTTACAGGAAGCTCAAAACAAACGTGCTACTAACCTGCAACAAACGGCTGAGCGTATTTTAAAAGCCATGCAGGGTCGGGTAGCCAAACTTACCACGGTAAACGATATAAACGGGTATTTTGCCGCGGATTTAATGGTGGAAAAAGTCCGGAATACCGTGGTGGAGTTATTGCACATCGGCGACACCGTGAAAGCCGATACGATCCAAAGCCGTTTAAAAGCCTTAAAAGAAGACACGGTAAGGCAGCTAAAAGACAAAAACGAGCTTTTTGTGGTGGGTTCGAACATCATTCAATTTGGGCCGCATGCTTTTACGGTAAATACCCAACCGCTGGATTTAAGCGTAGTACTGCGCGACAACGCCATGTATTACCACCTTACCGGCACCAACTTTTTTGAAAAAATAACCGACCCGCATTTTTTGAGTTATCAGCCAATTTGGGAACAAACGCTGGTATCCGAAAATAATACGGTGTACCGGGCCGAGTACCTGGCTTTTCAAATTTTGCAGGCTGCTCAAAGCGCCTCGGACTTTGCTTCAAGCGAAGGTTTCGCTTATTTGTCGGTGAATGATTTGCATAAGCTGACCGCTGCCGAACTGTTGGAGTACACGCAAAAATTTATGGCGGCGCGCTTCAACGAAGGGTACATTAAAGGGGTGCACGACCAGGACGCAACTCAGTTGTTAACGGTGCTGGTTCGATTTTTAAAAACCGCCGATCTGTTGCGCTACGCTCCCCTGGACCGGGCAGCAACGCAGTTATTCTGGAAAGCTTTTATCGCCGAAGATCAGAAAGAAATACTAACCAACCAGTTACAAGGAATAAGCGCTATTTTACAGGTTTTCCCCGAAACCCGGCAGTTCGAAGCTGTTATTCAGGAATTGCAACTAGGTATCCAGGCGTTTGTAAACGAAACCGGGTTGTGCGCTAACGCTAACAGTGAAAAGGCGGGCGAGTACTTGTTTTACGAATTAATTCGCCCGAACCATTTTATTATCTCGGACCAGGCTGCGGCCTTGTACCAGGGTTTTCAGCAATATTTAACAGATAAAAAAGTTATAAGTACATACGATACTTCTGTAGCAGCTTTTGCTAACAACCCGGTACAGCAGTTTAAGTTAATTCAGCATTGGCTGAAAGCCTTTTTACAGCAGGCTGGTAGTAGCTTTAACCCCGATTATGTAGCAGAAGCCGCAGTACTTTTGTTTACCCATGATTTTAATTTGCAACGCGTGCATCACGCGGCTTTAACCGAGATTGTAACGAGTATGCAGGGCGCGCACCCATTGGTTCAAAAGCAGCAATACCGTCTAGATTTTCACGCGTTTCAGGAAAAATTAACCAGCTACGCCACTACGGTAGCACCCCGGTTTACACAATTCAACGAGCTAAAAAGAGGCTTAACCCAGGCCTTTGCCGAAGAATTGCGCTTATCAGAATTTAAGCCCCGGGTGTTATCCTCGTTTGTGCGGAACAAATTAATTGATCAGGTTTATTTGCCTTTAATCGGCGCCAACTTAGCGAAACAAATGGGTACGGCCGGCGATACTAAACGCACCGACCTGATGGGAATGTTATTGCTGCTCTCGCCGCCGGGTTACGGTAAAACCACACTGATGGAGTACATTGCCAACCGGTTGGGCGTGATTTTTATGAAAATTAACGGCCCCGCCATTGGCCACCAGGTTACTTCTTTAGACCCCAGCGAAGCGCCGAATGCCGCAGCCCGCGAAGAATTAGGCAAGCTGAACTTAGCTTTCGAGATGGGCGATAACGTCATGATTTACCTGGACGATATTCAGCATTGTAATCCGGAATTCTTGCAAAAGTTTATTTCGTTATGCGATGCCCAACGCAAAATTGAAGGCACGTACAAAGGTAAAACCAAAACCTACGATTTTCGGGGTAAAAAAGTATGCGTGGTTATGGCTGGTAACCCGTACACCGAAACCGGCGAAAAATTCCGGATACCCGACATGCTCGCGAACCGGGCCGATATTTACAACTTAGGCGACATCATCGGCGATACCGAAGCAGTTTTTAAATTGAGTTACCTGGAAAATGCCCTTACCTCTAACGTTACATTGGCCCAACTCACCAGCAAAAGCCAGCAAGATATATATACCTTAATCCGGGTAGCCGAAACCGGCGAAAAGGAAAGCTTAGAACTGGAAGGCAATTACGCTGCCGAAGAAATAAACGAATTAGTGAGAGTATTTCAAAAGTTACTCAGAATCCGGGATGTCATTCTAAGGGTAAATACCGCGTACATCTATTCGGCTGCACAGGCCGAAGAGTACCGCACCGAGCCGGCGTTTAAACTGCAAGGCTCTTACCGCAACATGAACAAGCTGGCCGAAAAAGTAAATCCGGTGATGAACGACCAGGAACTGGAAACCTTGATTTTAGCGCACTACGAAGCCGAAGCACAAACCCTAGCCACCGGCGCGGAAGCTAACTTATTAAAGTTTAAAGAACTTACCGGATTTGCTAATGCTGCAGAATTACAACGCTGGGAAGCCATTAAAGAAACCTTTAGCCGTAACTTAAAATTAAAAACTTTTGGTGCAGACAACCAGGTGGGGCAGGTACTGGCGCAAATGGAAAGTATCGCGGCTGGTTTAAGCGGCATTAAAGAAGTACTCGGCCAATTTAGTCAGGATAAAGTAGCAGCCGCTGATTTTTAA
- a CDS encoding flotillin family protein: MIAQLSWSILAILAVVLFGFIAIVIRMYQKAIQGEAMVRTGLGDTKVSFSGIFVVPIIHKLEVMDITLKTIVISRTGPEGLICKDNLRADIKVNFFLRVNKTPEDVVQVAQAIGCKRASDHTALEGLFDAKFSEALKTVGKHFDFVDLYQSRDDFKRQILQTIGTDLNGYVLDDCAIDYLEQTPLTNLNENNILDAEGIKKIIDLTARQKIQSNLIEREKEKTIKKQNVEAQETILELERQLAENEEKQRREIANIKAREFAEAEKVRQEERLKAEKAKIATDEELKIAEQNRDRQILVAERSKQRTDAVETERVEQARLLEANEKERIVALAQIEKEKAIEEERKNIQGIIRERVTVEKAVVEEEEKIKDTRAFAEAERVKAVAITNAEQVAQAALVKEIKGAEAARQAAEFRAKQLLIDSEAQQASAANRAQALKVMAEAEATQAAALGLSEAQVMEAKALARQKEGEAEAVVTERQAVAAAKATKVKAEAQAEADEKVGLIAAKVAKEKGLADADVIENLAIAEEKKGLAEARVNSEKFTVDAKGIESKAEAMRKLDGVGKDHEEFKLRLDKDKSIELAQINIQKDIAASQAEVIAEALKAAKIDIVGGETMFFDQIIGSITKGKSVDRVVDNSQVLGTVKDTFFHTNGNGKVQFRDNLQYFLNQFGMKSEDVRNLSVSALLLKMIQKSADENTTGLLKELTQTATSMGISDKLVRSMELV, translated from the coding sequence ATGATTGCACAATTATCCTGGTCTATTCTTGCTATTCTGGCGGTTGTACTTTTTGGTTTTATCGCCATTGTTATCCGCATGTACCAAAAAGCCATTCAAGGCGAAGCCATGGTCCGGACGGGTTTAGGCGATACTAAAGTTTCCTTCTCCGGCATTTTTGTGGTACCCATTATCCACAAATTAGAGGTAATGGATATCACCTTAAAAACCATCGTTATTTCCCGCACCGGGCCCGAAGGCTTGATTTGTAAAGACAATCTCCGGGCCGACATTAAAGTAAACTTCTTTTTACGGGTAAATAAAACGCCCGAAGACGTGGTGCAAGTAGCGCAAGCCATTGGTTGTAAACGCGCTTCGGACCATACCGCCCTGGAAGGTTTGTTCGATGCCAAGTTCTCCGAAGCTTTAAAAACCGTAGGCAAGCATTTCGATTTTGTGGATTTATACCAAAGCCGCGACGACTTTAAACGCCAGATTTTACAAACCATCGGCACCGATTTAAACGGCTACGTACTCGACGACTGCGCTATTGATTACCTGGAGCAAACCCCACTAACTAACCTCAACGAAAACAACATTCTGGATGCCGAAGGAATTAAAAAAATTATTGACTTAACCGCCCGCCAGAAAATACAATCGAACTTAATTGAGCGCGAAAAAGAAAAAACGATTAAAAAACAAAACGTAGAAGCGCAGGAAACCATTCTGGAACTGGAACGCCAGCTCGCCGAAAACGAAGAAAAACAACGTCGCGAGATTGCCAATATTAAAGCCAGGGAATTTGCCGAAGCCGAAAAAGTACGTCAGGAAGAACGCCTGAAAGCCGAAAAAGCTAAGATTGCCACCGACGAAGAATTAAAAATTGCCGAACAAAACCGCGACCGCCAGATTTTAGTAGCCGAGCGCAGCAAACAACGCACCGATGCCGTGGAAACTGAACGCGTAGAACAGGCCCGTTTACTCGAAGCCAACGAAAAAGAACGCATTGTAGCCTTGGCTCAGATTGAAAAAGAAAAAGCCATTGAAGAAGAGCGTAAAAACATTCAGGGTATTATCCGGGAGCGGGTTACCGTAGAAAAAGCGGTAGTCGAAGAAGAAGAAAAAATTAAAGATACCCGCGCCTTTGCTGAAGCCGAGCGAGTTAAAGCCGTTGCCATTACCAACGCCGAGCAAGTAGCGCAAGCCGCCTTAGTGAAAGAAATTAAAGGCGCCGAAGCCGCCCGCCAGGCCGCCGAGTTCCGAGCTAAACAATTACTCATTGATTCGGAAGCGCAGCAAGCTTCTGCGGCTAACCGTGCCCAGGCATTAAAAGTAATGGCCGAAGCCGAAGCTACCCAGGCTGCCGCCCTTGGTTTATCCGAAGCCCAGGTTATGGAAGCCAAAGCCTTGGCCCGCCAGAAAGAAGGAGAAGCGGAAGCGGTAGTAACCGAACGCCAAGCCGTAGCGGCCGCCAAAGCCACCAAAGTAAAAGCCGAGGCGCAGGCCGAAGCAGACGAAAAGGTAGGCTTAATAGCTGCCAAAGTAGCCAAAGAAAAAGGCTTAGCAGATGCCGACGTAATTGAGAACTTAGCCATTGCCGAAGAGAAAAAAGGCCTAGCCGAAGCCCGCGTAAACAGCGAGAAATTTACCGTAGATGCCAAAGGCATTGAAAGTAAAGCCGAAGCCATGCGCAAATTAGATGGTGTGGGCAAAGACCACGAAGAATTTAAACTTCGCCTAGATAAAGATAAATCCATTGAACTGGCGCAGATTAACATACAGAAAGACATTGCTGCGTCGCAGGCCGAAGTAATTGCCGAAGCTCTAAAAGCCGCCAAAATCGATATCGTGGGTGGCGAAACTATGTTCTTCGACCAGATTATTGGTTCGATTACCAAAGGTAAATCCGTGGACCGGGTAGTGGATAACAGCCAGGTTTTGGGCACTGTGAAAGATACTTTTTTCCATACTAACGGAAACGGTAAAGTACAGTTCCGCGATAATCTGCAGTATTTCCTAAATCAGTTCGGGATGAAGTCAGAAGATGTGCGCAACCTGAGTGTCTCGGCTTTATTACTGAAAATGATTCAGAAGAGCGCCGACGAAAACACCACCGGTTTGCTGAAGGAACTCACGCAAACTGCCACTTCCATGGGCATCTCGGATAAACTAGTTAGAAGTATGGAATTAGTTTAA
- a CDS encoding OB-fold-containig protein, with the protein MSEFLQAASASVNIIPSILLLFALLYWAVVILGILDLDMLDMDLEMDSSDAIVWLNHALGFFNVGKIPFMIFFSFVALPFWAASILLNYYLNTGESLVGFVLLIPLFIFSLLASKVLTYPFVKIFAALEKEHDSKASVIGRVCTVTLPVTATEMGQATVRTTGSLLLLNVKATSGAYLKKGETGLIIDYNAAKQFYLIEPYQSLAS; encoded by the coding sequence ATGTCGGAGTTTTTACAGGCGGCTAGTGCCAGCGTCAACATCATTCCTAGCATCCTTTTGCTATTTGCCCTGCTTTATTGGGCAGTGGTAATCCTGGGTATTCTGGATTTAGACATGCTGGACATGGATCTGGAAATGGATAGCTCCGACGCGATCGTCTGGTTAAATCATGCTTTGGGCTTCTTTAACGTGGGCAAAATCCCATTCATGATCTTTTTCAGTTTTGTGGCTTTGCCTTTTTGGGCCGCATCTATACTCCTTAACTATTATTTAAATACCGGCGAAAGTTTGGTTGGCTTTGTGCTGCTAATACCCCTTTTCATCTTCAGCCTGCTTGCTTCCAAAGTATTAACCTATCCGTTTGTTAAAATATTTGCCGCCCTCGAAAAAGAGCATGATTCCAAAGCCTCGGTTATTGGACGGGTTTGCACGGTTACTTTGCCCGTTACCGCCACCGAAATGGGGCAGGCTACCGTCCGGACCACCGGATCGCTGCTGCTCCTGAATGTGAAAGCTACATCGGGGGCTTACCTTAAAAAAGGTGAAACCGGGTTAATTATTGATTACAACGCGGCCAAGCAATTCTACCTCATAGAGCCTTACCAAAGTCTTGCTAGCTAG
- a CDS encoding phospholipase D-like domain-containing protein, whose product MSLFSKSEKVTQAVYFSPGTECLDAILEQIEAARTSLKICVFTISDDRITRAILQAHRRGIKVKIVTDNEKLYDQGSDIRQLAQAGIPVRIDNTPNHMHHKFAIVDNTVVVTGSYNWTRSAALYNHENIVLTSAKPIVAGFCEEFDRLWAEMEAL is encoded by the coding sequence ATGTCGCTTTTCAGCAAATCCGAGAAAGTAACGCAGGCAGTATATTTTAGTCCGGGAACGGAGTGCTTAGATGCCATACTGGAGCAAATAGAGGCGGCGCGTACGTCGCTCAAAATATGTGTATTTACCATTAGCGACGACCGGATTACCCGGGCTATTTTACAGGCGCACCGCCGCGGCATTAAAGTAAAAATTGTGACCGATAACGAAAAGCTTTACGACCAAGGTTCAGATATCCGGCAATTAGCGCAAGCGGGCATTCCGGTACGGATAGATAATACGCCCAATCACATGCACCACAAGTTTGCCATTGTAGATAACACGGTAGTGGTAACTGGCTCCTACAACTGGACCCGCAGTGCTGCCCTGTATAATCATGAAAATATTGTACTAACCTCGGCTAAACCAATTGTAGCCGGGTTCTGTGAAGAGTTTGATCGCTTGTGGGCAGAGATGGAGGCATTGTAA
- a CDS encoding VOC family protein, whose amino-acid sequence MLSFTQVRIARPTNQLTKVIQFYTEGVGLPQLSSFTDHAGYSDVMVGLPHREYHLEFTQYEAGSPGTAPTKDNLLVFYIPHPIELSSAVERLQNLGYFPVAPENPYWQDKSFTFEDPDGWRVILFRGTWGEVE is encoded by the coding sequence ATGCTTTCCTTTACGCAGGTCCGGATTGCCCGGCCCACGAACCAACTCACCAAAGTCATTCAATTTTATACCGAAGGGGTAGGTTTGCCGCAGTTAAGTTCATTTACGGACCATGCCGGGTACAGCGACGTAATGGTAGGTTTACCTCACCGGGAATACCATTTGGAATTTACCCAGTACGAAGCCGGCAGCCCTGGTACCGCCCCAACGAAAGACAACTTACTCGTGTTTTATATTCCACACCCAATTGAGCTAAGCAGCGCGGTAGAGCGCTTACAAAACTTGGGTTATTTCCCGGTTGCTCCCGAAAACCCTTACTGGCAAGATAAATCATTCACTTTCGAAGATCCGGATGGTTGGCGGGTAATATTGTTCCGCGGTACCTGGGGTGAGGTTGAATAA
- a CDS encoding amidohydrolase, whose translation MKNIYPLILGTLLTIPAVAQQTTLTSQVDQAANKVEQKVITWRRDFHQNPELGNHEKRTAAIVAKHLKALGIEVKTGVAKTGVVGILKGGKPGPVIALRADMDALPVTERVPLPFASKVKSTYNGQPVGVMHACGHDSHVAILMGVAEVLAGMKNELSGTVKFIFQPAEEGPPFGEQGGAELMVKEGVLDNPKVDVAFGLHINSQTEVGKITYRPGGTMASVNDMKITVKGKQAHGAYPWSSVDPIVVSAQIINNLQTIVSRNLNVTENPGIVTIGTIQGGNRSNIIPEQVEMTGTLRALSADDEKMLISRVKQIATKTAESAGATADVQIPLSMRYPVTFNNLALTEKMLPTLQRTAGSENVELRPAVTGGEDFSFFQEKVPGLFIFLGGMPKGKNRLEAPSHHTPDFFIDESGFKLGVKAMCNLVLDYSQLKSTNP comes from the coding sequence GCCGCGACTTTCACCAGAACCCGGAACTAGGCAACCACGAGAAAAGAACGGCCGCTATCGTGGCCAAACATTTAAAAGCCTTGGGTATAGAAGTAAAAACTGGCGTAGCTAAAACCGGTGTAGTGGGTATTTTAAAGGGCGGCAAACCCGGCCCCGTTATAGCTTTACGCGCCGATATGGATGCTTTACCTGTTACCGAACGGGTACCGCTGCCTTTTGCTTCTAAAGTAAAATCTACTTACAACGGACAGCCAGTAGGCGTGATGCACGCTTGCGGCCACGACTCGCACGTGGCTATTTTAATGGGCGTAGCCGAAGTATTGGCGGGCATGAAAAACGAGTTAAGCGGCACTGTTAAATTTATTTTTCAGCCGGCCGAAGAAGGGCCACCTTTTGGCGAACAAGGCGGCGCCGAATTAATGGTAAAAGAAGGCGTATTGGATAACCCGAAAGTAGACGTGGCCTTTGGTCTGCACATAAATTCGCAAACCGAAGTAGGTAAAATTACCTACCGACCGGGCGGCACCATGGCCAGCGTCAACGACATGAAAATTACTGTAAAAGGCAAACAGGCCCACGGCGCTTATCCTTGGTCATCCGTCGATCCGATTGTGGTATCGGCGCAAATCATCAATAATTTACAAACCATTGTGAGCCGCAATTTAAATGTTACTGAAAACCCAGGCATCGTAACCATTGGCACCATTCAGGGCGGTAACCGCTCGAATATTATTCCGGAGCAGGTAGAAATGACGGGTACCTTACGGGCCTTAAGTGCCGATGACGAAAAAATGCTGATCTCCCGCGTAAAGCAAATTGCCACCAAAACCGCCGAAAGTGCCGGAGCCACCGCCGACGTGCAAATTCCGCTGAGTATGCGTTACCCGGTAACGTTTAACAATCTGGCTTTAACCGAAAAAATGCTACCCACTTTGCAGCGCACCGCCGGATCGGAGAACGTAGAATTGCGTCCGGCCGTAACCGGCGGCGAAGATTTTTCATTTTTTCAGGAGAAAGTACCCGGTTTGTTTATTTTTCTGGGTGGCATGCCCAAAGGTAAAAACCGCCTGGAAGCACCCTCACACCACACCCCAGATTTTTTCATCGACGAAAGTGGTTTTAAGCTGGGCGTGAAAGCGATGTGTAACCTAGTGCTGGATTATTCGCAACTCAAATCAACCAATCCTTAA